AGTGATGGAGACTTTCGGTTACCAAGATTTCGATATCCACCTTTCCGTTCGTGACCCTATGCATAAGGAAAAATATGCGGGAGAAGATGAAGAATGGGATAAAGCCGAATCCGCTCTTATCTCAACCCTTAAGAAAAGAGATATAAAATATAAAAGAGATGAAGGTGAAGCAGTCTTCTACGGACCTAAGATAGATGTAAAAATAAAAGATGCTATTGGTAGAAAATGGCAAGGCCCTACTATACAATTTGACTTTAATCTTCCAAGAAGATTTAAAGCTACTTATATAGGAGAAGATGGAAATGAACATATGGTGTATATGATTCATAGAGCTCTTTTTGGTTCATTTGAAAGATTTGTGGGAGGGCTAATTGAACACTATAAAGGAAATTTTCCAACGTGGCTTGCTCCAGTTCAGGTCTCGTTGCTCCCTATTACAGATGAACACCTTGATTTTTCTCGGAAAGTTTTTAACATTCTAAAAGAGAATGAGATAAGAGTGGAATTAGACATAAGAAATGAAAAACTTACAAAGAAAATTCACGATGCAGAAATAAAGAAAATTCCTTATATGTTTATAATAGGGAAAAAAGAGGTAGAATCAAATATGGTTTCAGTTAGAAGTCACAGTAGAGGGGACTTAGGTAGATTTCTGTTGGAAGATATTATTTTTAAAATTAAAGAGGAAATAAAAAATAGGAGGTAGGTTATTTCAGGGGATAATAAAAAATACATAAATTATGAAATAAAAGCAAAAAAAGTAAGAGTTATTGACAATAATGGAAACAATAAGGGAATTAAAGACACTAAGGAAGCAATTAGGGAAGCACAAGCTATGGGATTTGATCTGGTTCTTGTTGCACCCGATGCAAATCCTCCAGTGTGCAGGATGATGGATTATGGTAAATATCTTTATAAAGAGAGCAAAAAACATAAAAAAGAACGCCAACGGCAAAAACATACTTTGAAAGAAATGAAATTTTTTCCAAAAATTGAAGATCATGATTATAACACAAAGCTAAAACATATTAAAAGATTTCTTTCTAACCATAATCCCGTTAGAATTCAAATATGGATGAGGGATAGAGAAAAAATCCATCCTGAACTTGCAGAGGAACTTGCAAAAAGAATTATTAAAGACACAGAGGAAATCTCAAAATTTCAGGGAGATTTGGAACCTCAAAATAACCGAGTCCAATTTCAACTAATACCAATAGGAGGAAGCAATGCCCAAACTGAAAACAAAGAAAGCGGCAAAAAAGAGATTTAAAATCTCCAAAACAGGAAAAATATCTTTTAAGAGCGTTGGTAAAAGTCACCTACAATCAAAATATCCTAGTAGACATAGACGACGTCAAAAAAGAGAAGACTTTCTCTCAAAAGTTCATGCAAAACTAATAAAGAAATTCATACAATAAGGAGGCCCTCGTATGTCAAGACAAAGAAATGTAGTTCAAAGAAGAAAAAGAAGGAAAAGATTGTTAAAACTTGCGGAAGGATTTTTCAACAAAAGAAAAAATTGCTACAGAATAGCTAAAGAAGCTGTAATGAAAGCTCTGCTTCATGCTTATAGAGATAGAAAAAGGAAAAAAAGAGATTTTAGAACTCTATGGATTGCTCGAATAAATGCAGCAGCCCGACTTAATGATATGTCTTATAGCCAAATGATCCATGGACTTGAACTTGCTAATGTTAAAATTAATAGAAAAGTCTTGGCAGAGATAGCTGTAAAAGAACCTGAGACTTTTAAAGAAATTGTAAAACTTGCAAAAGAGAGTTTAAATGCAGCTTGAAGATCTAACTAAAGAAGCTAAACAAAAACTACAAAAAGCAACTACCATTGAAGAAGTAGAATCAATTAGAATTAGATTCTTGGGAAGAAAAGGACTTCTTACAAAGATATTGCGTTCTATAGGGGAACTTCCAGAAGAGGAAAGACCAAAAATAGGAAAAATTGCAAATGAAATAAAAACTGAATTGTTGGATTTAATCGAAAAGAAAAAGGAAGAATTGATAGAGAAAAAAACTTTTCCTTGGATAGACTTATCTCTCCCAGGAAGAAAACCGGAAATAGGTGGGTTACATCCAATTACAATACTTTGCGAAGAAATTCAAAACGTCTTTATAAAAATGGGTTTTTCTGTTGTGAGTGGCCCAGAGATTGAGACCGAATATTACAATTTTACAGCTTTAAATACCCCAAAAGATCACCCTGCAAGAGATATGCACGACACTTTTTACTTGAAAGACGGAAGGCTTTTAAGAACCCACACCTCTCCTGTTCAAATTAGAGCTTTAGAGAGATACTCTCCTCCTTTAAGAATAATCTCTCCTGGAAGATGTTATAGAGTTGACACCTTTGATCCTTTACACTCCCCTGCATTCACCCAAATAGAAGGTTTATGGGTCGACAAGAACATATCAATGGCTGACCTTTTTGGAACCCTTGATTTATTTGCAAAAGAGATCTTTGGTAAAGATGTAAAAACAAAATTTCTGCCAAGTTACTTCCCTTTCACTGAACCTTCAGCGGAGATGTGGATTGAATGTCCTTTCTGTAAAGGAAAAGGTTGTTCTGTTTGCAAAACTAAAGGAAGAATTGAAATTGCAGGAGCGGGAATGGTTCACCCAAATATTCTTAACTCTCTCGGATATGAAGGCTTTAATGGTTTTGCTTTTGGAATGGGTGTGGATAGGCTTGCAATGACAAAATACAATATTAATGACATAAGATTATTCTCTCAAAATGAACTTCAGTTTTTGAGGCAATTTGATGATAGTAAATTATAACTGGCTTTTAGATTGGGTTGATATTGATACAGAACCTCATAAGCTTCCAGAACTTCTGGATAATATTGGAATAGAGGTAGAAAAATTTGAGTTGATAGAAGGAGATGCAATCTTTGAGATAAATGTTACTCCAAATAGAGGAGACTTATTAAGTGTAATTGGTCTTGCAAGAGAAATTGCAGCAATAAATGGGAAAAGGCTAAAGAAAAACATTGAATATAAGCCTACTTTTCCAGAAAAAGAAATATTAAAAGTTAAAATAGAATCAGAAGAAGACTGTCAAAGATATATTGCAACCCCTATAAGTGATATAAAAATTGGACGTTCTCCTTCATTTATTTCGGAAAGATTGGAAAAATGTGGAATTAGGTCTTTAAATAATGTTGTAGATATCACAAATTATGTCCTATTAGAAACTGGGCAACCTCTTCATGCTTTTGATTTTGATAAGATTGAGAAAGAAATAATTGTGAGAAGAGCAAGAAATGGAGAGAAAATAGTAACCCTTGAGGGAGAAGAAAAAGAACTTTCTAGAGAAAATCTTATTATTGCAGATACAAAAGGTCCTATTGCTTTAGCTGGAGTAATGGGAGGGTTATACTCAGGAATAAGC
This window of the candidate division WOR-3 bacterium genome carries:
- the infC gene encoding translation initiation factor IF-3, whose protein sequence is MNYEIKAKKVRVIDNNGNNKGIKDTKEAIREAQAMGFDLVLVAPDANPPVCRMMDYGKYLYKESKKHKKERQRQKHTLKEMKFFPKIEDHDYNTKLKHIKRFLSNHNPVRIQIWMRDREKIHPELAEELAKRIIKDTEEISKFQGDLEPQNNRVQFQLIPIGGSNAQTENKESGKKEI
- the pheS gene encoding phenylalanine--tRNA ligase subunit alpha, translating into MQLEDLTKEAKQKLQKATTIEEVESIRIRFLGRKGLLTKILRSIGELPEEERPKIGKIANEIKTELLDLIEKKKEELIEKKTFPWIDLSLPGRKPEIGGLHPITILCEEIQNVFIKMGFSVVSGPEIETEYYNFTALNTPKDHPARDMHDTFYLKDGRLLRTHTSPVQIRALERYSPPLRIISPGRCYRVDTFDPLHSPAFTQIEGLWVDKNISMADLFGTLDLFAKEIFGKDVKTKFLPSYFPFTEPSAEMWIECPFCKGKGCSVCKTKGRIEIAGAGMVHPNILNSLGYEGFNGFAFGMGVDRLAMTKYNINDIRLFSQNELQFLRQFDDSKL
- the rplT gene encoding 50S ribosomal protein L20, producing MSRQRNVVQRRKRRKRLLKLAEGFFNKRKNCYRIAKEAVMKALLHAYRDRKRKKRDFRTLWIARINAAARLNDMSYSQMIHGLELANVKINRKVLAEIAVKEPETFKEIVKLAKESLNAA